The nucleotide sequence TTCTTCACCTAGTAAAACTGTAACCGGAAATCCTCCTCCACCTGGTGaaactgtaaccggaaacactCCTCCACCTGGTGAAACTGTAACCAGCGATTCTCCTCCACCTGGTGAAATTGTAACCGGAAATCCTCCTCCACCTGTTGAAACTGTAACAGGTAATCTTCCACCACCTTGTGAAAATGTAACTGGAATTCCTCCTCCACCTGGTGAAACTTTAACTGGAAATCCTCCACCATCTGGTGAAACTGTAACCGGAAATCCTTCTCCCCCTGGTGAAATTGTAACCGGGAATCCTCCTCCACCTGGTGAAATTGTAACTGGAAATCCTGCAACACATGGTGAAACCTCAACCGGAAATCCTCCTGCACCTAGTAAAATTGTAACCGGGAATCCTCCTCCACCTGGTAACTGCAACTGGAAATCCTCCTCCGCCTGGTGAAACTGTAACTGGAAATCCTGCAACACATGGTGAAACCTCAACCGGAAATCCTGCAACACATGGTGAAACCTCAACCGGGAATCCTCCTCCACCTGGTGAAACTGTTACCGGGAATTCTCCTCCACCTGGTGAAACTGTTTCCGGGAATCCTCCTCCACCTGGTGAAACTGTTTCCGGAAATCCTCCTCCACCTGGTGAAACTGTTTCCGGGAATCCTTCTCCACCTGGTGAAACTGTAACCGGGAATCCTCCTCCACCTGGTGAAACTGTAACCGGGAATCCTCCTCCACCTGGTGAAACTGTAACCGGAAATCCTCCTCCACCTGGTGAAACTGTAACCGGAAATCCTCCTCCACCTAGTGAAACTGTAACCGGGAATCCTCCTCCACCTGGTGAAACTGTAACCGGGAATCCTCCTCCACCTGGTGAAACTGTTTCCGGGAATCTTCCTCCACCTGGTGAAACTGTAACCGGGAATCCTCCTCCACCTGGTGAAACTGTAACCGGGAATCCTCCTCCACCTGGTGATACTGTAACCGGGAATCCTCCTCCACCTGGTGAAACTGTAACCGGGAATCCTCCTCCACCTGGTGAAACTGTTACCGGGAATCCTCCTCCACCTGGTGAAACTGTAACCGGGAATCCTCCTCCACCTGGTGAAACTGTAACCGGGAATCCTCCTCCACCTGGTGAAACTGTAACCGGGAATCCTCCTCCACCTGGTGAAACTGTTACCGGGAATCCTCCTCCACCTGGTGAAACTGTTACCGGGAATCCTCCTCCACCTGGTGAAACTGTAACCGGGAATCCTCCTCCCCTTTGTTAAACTGTTTCCGGGAATCCTCCACCACTTGGTTAAACTGTTACCGGGAATCCTCCTCCACCTGGTGAAACTGTTACCGGGAATCCTCCTCCACCTGGTGAAACTGTTTCCGGGAATCCTCCTCCACCTGGTGAAACTGTAACCGGAAATCCTCCTCCACCTGGTGAAACTGTTTCCGGGAATCCTCCTCCACCTGGTGAAACTGTAACCGGGAATCCTCCTCCATCTGGTGAAACTGTAACCGGAAATCCTCCTCCACCTGGTGAAACTGTTTCCGGGAATCCTCCTCCACCTGGTGAAACTGTAACCGGAAATCCTCCTCCACCTGGTGAAACTGTAACCGGGAATCCTCCTCCACCTGGTGAAATTGTTACCGGGAATCCTCCTCCATCTGGTGAAACTGTAACCGGGAATCCTCCTCCATCTGGTGAAACTGTTTCCGGGAATCCTCCTCCACCTGGTGAAACTGTTTCCGGGAATCCTCCTCCATCTGGTGAAACTGTAACCGGAAATCCTCCTCCACCTGGTGAAACTGTTTCCGGGAATCCTCCTCCATCTGGTGAAACTGTAACTGGAAATCCTCC is from Mya arenaria isolate MELC-2E11 chromosome 9, ASM2691426v1 and encodes:
- the LOC128246212 gene encoding basic proline-rich protein-like, encoding MVKPQPEILQHMVKPQPGILLHLVKLLPGILLHLVKLFPGILLHLVKLFPEILLHLVKLFPGILLHLVKLETVTGNPPPPGETVTGNPPPPGETVSGNLPPPGETVTGNPPPPGETVTGNPPPPGDTVTGNPPPPGETVTGNPPPPGETVTGNPPPPGETVTGNPPPPGETVTGNPPPPGETVTGNPPPPGETVTGNPPPPGETVTGNPPPPGETVTGNPPPLC